Proteins encoded by one window of Kribbella italica:
- a CDS encoding class I adenylate-forming enzyme family protein, with protein sequence MTMDGAVVVPGTTVGAQWVDDVLLAGPAGDVCFSLPAVVDRGMLRRLVRDRQAELAQSGLRAGGAAALRLPPSIAFVTHLLAVWRSGGQAILLDHRLTDYEVRRAIERLVPQVVVSPQRPVASGLRTFVDIDTDVASYSGHPAGTSHAVVQLSSGSTGPSKVIGRTAEDLVEEVLRYTQIDGVPEPGERIILLPSMVHVLGLVGGLLYGLHAGVELVPPARLTGDAILHAIAGGSKPATVLGVPFHIGLLASVENPPSLPQFKRMTTGGELVPASVSSAFEEKYGVPLGNMYGMTEVGVIGTDLFGAHRPQILPAPGLEVRAVDGELQIRRPESPYLGLTDPARWSDGWLHTKDAGVVDPATGLVSIRGRLDSQVSVGGLKVDLTEVEYTLGTLRGVESAVVVYDNAITAYVQLNQPREIPSLEAELAQQLAPYKRPRTLRLLTQLPRTTTGKLVRDLTVLRKAVP encoded by the coding sequence ATGACCATGGACGGTGCTGTCGTGGTGCCCGGAACCACCGTGGGTGCCCAGTGGGTCGACGACGTGCTGCTGGCTGGACCGGCAGGCGACGTCTGCTTTTCGCTGCCCGCTGTTGTGGACCGTGGAATGCTGCGCCGGTTGGTGCGGGACCGGCAGGCGGAATTGGCCCAGTCCGGTTTACGTGCCGGTGGGGCGGCCGCATTGCGTTTACCGCCGTCAATCGCATTTGTGACGCATTTGCTGGCGGTCTGGCGCAGCGGCGGGCAGGCGATCCTGCTCGACCACCGGCTGACCGACTACGAGGTCCGGCGCGCGATCGAGCGGCTGGTGCCGCAGGTCGTGGTGTCGCCGCAGCGGCCGGTCGCCTCCGGGCTGCGCACGTTCGTGGACATCGACACGGACGTCGCGTCGTACTCCGGGCATCCGGCGGGGACGTCGCACGCCGTCGTACAGCTGAGTTCGGGGTCGACCGGGCCGTCGAAGGTGATTGGGCGGACCGCTGAGGATCTGGTCGAGGAAGTCCTGCGGTACACGCAGATCGACGGGGTCCCTGAGCCTGGCGAGCGGATCATTCTGCTGCCGTCGATGGTGCACGTCCTCGGGCTGGTGGGCGGGTTGCTGTACGGGTTGCACGCGGGCGTCGAGCTGGTGCCACCGGCGCGGCTGACCGGGGACGCGATTCTGCACGCGATCGCCGGTGGGTCGAAGCCGGCGACGGTGCTCGGGGTGCCGTTCCACATCGGGCTGCTGGCGTCGGTGGAGAACCCGCCGTCGTTGCCGCAGTTCAAACGGATGACCACGGGCGGCGAGCTGGTGCCCGCGTCGGTCTCCTCGGCCTTCGAGGAGAAGTACGGCGTACCGCTGGGCAACATGTACGGGATGACCGAGGTCGGTGTCATCGGCACCGACCTGTTCGGCGCCCACCGCCCGCAGATCCTCCCCGCACCGGGCCTCGAGGTCCGCGCGGTCGACGGCGAGCTGCAGATCCGCCGGCCGGAGTCGCCGTACCTGGGCCTGACGGACCCCGCGCGCTGGTCGGACGGCTGGCTCCACACGAAGGACGCCGGGGTCGTCGATCCGGCGACTGGGCTCGTGTCCATCCGCGGCCGGCTCGACTCGCAGGTCTCCGTCGGCGGGCTGAAGGTCGACCTCACCGAGGTCGAGTACACGCTGGGCACGCTGCGCGGCGTCGAGTCCGCGGTCGTCGTCTACGACAACGCCATCACGGCGTACGTCCAGCTGAACCAGCCCCGCGAAATCCCTTCCCTGGAAGCCGAACTCGCGCAA
- a CDS encoding N-acetylmuramic acid 6-phosphate etherase — protein MTPTEARNPRTLAIDAVGTAEILRMMNAEDARVADAVGAVVPQLAKVVDAAVEAVRAGGRVHYFGAGTSGRLAVLDAAELLPTFHAPDDLVVAHHAGGMPALLRAVENVEDSEEGGAADASEVTGLDVVIGLAASGSTPYVAGALRQARSVGATTALITSNPQAPLAPLADVLIAADTGPEVIAGSTRLKAGTAQKLVLNAFSTTLMIKLGRTWSNLMVDMVATNNKLRGRMLRILAEATGAEPDACAAALVEADGELKPALVHLLTGSPVAAARQALADADGRVAVALGKLGAPA, from the coding sequence ATGACACCCACGGAAGCGCGCAACCCCCGGACGCTCGCGATCGACGCGGTGGGGACCGCCGAGATCCTGCGGATGATGAACGCCGAGGATGCCCGGGTCGCCGACGCGGTGGGTGCCGTCGTGCCGCAGCTCGCCAAGGTCGTGGACGCGGCCGTGGAGGCCGTGCGGGCCGGTGGGCGGGTGCACTACTTCGGAGCCGGTACTTCGGGCCGCCTGGCGGTGCTGGACGCCGCTGAGCTGCTGCCGACGTTCCACGCGCCCGACGACCTCGTGGTCGCCCATCACGCCGGAGGGATGCCCGCGCTGCTGCGCGCGGTCGAGAACGTGGAGGACTCCGAGGAGGGCGGGGCGGCCGACGCCTCCGAGGTCACCGGGCTGGACGTGGTGATCGGGCTCGCGGCCTCCGGCAGTACGCCGTACGTGGCTGGTGCGCTGCGTCAGGCCCGGTCGGTCGGCGCGACGACGGCCCTGATCACCTCGAACCCGCAGGCGCCGCTCGCGCCGCTGGCCGACGTACTGATCGCTGCGGACACCGGGCCGGAGGTGATCGCCGGCTCGACGCGGCTGAAGGCCGGGACCGCGCAGAAGCTGGTGCTGAACGCGTTCTCCACCACGCTGATGATCAAGCTCGGCCGGACCTGGTCGAACCTGATGGTCGACATGGTTGCCACCAACAACAAGCTGCGCGGGCGGATGCTGCGGATCCTGGCCGAGGCCACCGGCGCCGAGCCCGACGCGTGTGCGGCCGCGCTGGTCGAGGCCGACGGTGAGCTCAAGCCGGCGCTGGTGCACCTGCTGACCGGCAGCCCGGTCGCCGCGGCCCGCCAGGCGCTGGCCGACGCAGACGGCCGCGTGGCCGTCGCGCTCGGCAAGCTCGGCGCGCCTGCGTAA
- a CDS encoding MurR/RpiR family transcriptional regulator, translating to MTSTTSPGPTGPLLVRVRAVMPALAPAEQRVANAVLADPGGVAAMTISELAEVASTSETTVIRFCKQIGVPGYPQLRLQLAAQSAQEMVRPEVGGDIAPGDSLDDVVGKVAFADERAVRETAQQLDVVALSKVVAAVAKAPRVDLYGAAASAFVALDLQQKLHRIRRVAFAWSDVHVMLTSAALLGDEDVAIGISHTGTTVEVIEALEEAKRHGATTVAVTNFPRSPLAQTADLVLTTAARETTYRSGAMSSRIAQLMVIDCLFIGVAQSVLPDARKALEETATAVRGHRVKSSVNDQQN from the coding sequence ATGACTTCCACGACCTCTCCAGGACCCACGGGGCCGCTGCTGGTCCGGGTCCGCGCGGTGATGCCCGCGCTGGCCCCGGCCGAGCAGCGGGTGGCGAACGCGGTCCTCGCGGACCCGGGCGGAGTCGCGGCGATGACGATCTCCGAACTGGCCGAGGTGGCCTCCACCTCGGAGACCACGGTCATCCGGTTCTGCAAGCAGATCGGCGTGCCCGGCTACCCGCAGCTCCGCCTGCAACTGGCGGCCCAGTCGGCCCAGGAGATGGTCAGACCCGAGGTCGGCGGTGACATCGCACCGGGTGACTCGCTCGACGACGTGGTCGGCAAGGTCGCGTTCGCCGACGAGCGGGCGGTCCGTGAGACCGCCCAGCAGCTCGACGTGGTCGCGCTGAGCAAGGTCGTCGCCGCGGTCGCCAAGGCGCCGCGGGTCGACCTGTACGGCGCGGCCGCGAGCGCGTTCGTCGCGCTCGACCTGCAGCAGAAGCTGCACCGGATCCGCCGGGTCGCCTTCGCCTGGTCCGACGTGCACGTGATGCTGACCAGCGCGGCCCTGCTGGGCGACGAGGACGTCGCGATCGGGATCTCGCACACCGGCACCACGGTCGAGGTGATCGAGGCGCTGGAGGAGGCCAAGCGGCACGGCGCCACCACGGTCGCGGTGACCAACTTCCCGCGCTCGCCGCTGGCGCAGACGGCGGATCTCGTTCTGACCACGGCCGCGCGCGAGACGACGTACCGGTCCGGGGCGATGTCGAGCCGGATCGCGCAGCTGATGGTGATCGACTGCCTGTTCATTGGGGTGGCCCAGTCGGTGCTGCCGGACGCCCGGAAGGCGCTCGAGGAGACCGCGACCGCGGTCCGTGGGCACCGGGTGAAGAGTTCCGTCAACGATCAACAGAATTGA
- a CDS encoding serine hydrolase, with protein sequence MRSRVLGVAVVSTLMLTMAAPAVAGGNKSGRFDEPFSGYAPKGTLLRDSTPAKAGLDPAPIDAALAQVTGWTQPSGTVKPLYAGAVTLLGHDGKVVTRKATGLALKYADGSGTELPADQQIPMRTDTIFDMASVSKLFTSIVVLQLVEKNKVSLDAPIATYVPEFAENGKAAITVRQALTHTTGLPAFLPLWSAQPDPASRMNMALTAKLVNPPGSTYLYSDLNLIALGELAHRVTGKTLDKLVADGITKPLQMKDTGYNPDPKKKPRIAATEFQVTPNRGMVWGSVHDENAWSLGGVAGHAGVFSTADDLAVLAQTFLNGGSYRHARILKESSVTAMITNFNQGFPGNDHGLGFELNQRWYMGGLSGPRAAGHTGYTGTSVVIDFDSRSFAILLSNRVHPSRNWGSNNPARRAVAQGLALSLGVAPRHGRDAWFSGTTDAATTTLALPVAVPAAGAKLAFDLFVDTEDTDLLYLESSTDGTTWTKVPFTIRDRGTVIDTDGSTSGSGDRHWHQVSADVAGGDQTLRWRYTTDPLYQGRGVYVDGVKLTDGRKVLFDGERNPEAFTATGWRLSRR encoded by the coding sequence GTGAGATCGCGAGTCCTCGGCGTAGCGGTAGTGTCGACCCTGATGCTCACCATGGCCGCCCCTGCAGTTGCTGGGGGCAACAAATCTGGACGTTTCGACGAGCCGTTCTCCGGCTACGCGCCGAAGGGAACGCTGCTGCGCGACTCGACGCCCGCCAAGGCCGGACTGGACCCGGCGCCGATCGACGCGGCGCTGGCCCAGGTCACCGGCTGGACGCAGCCGAGCGGCACCGTCAAACCCCTGTACGCCGGCGCGGTCACGCTGCTCGGCCACGACGGCAAGGTCGTCACCCGCAAGGCGACCGGTCTGGCGCTGAAGTACGCCGACGGCAGCGGCACCGAGCTGCCGGCCGACCAGCAGATCCCGATGCGCACCGACACGATCTTCGACATGGCCTCGGTCTCGAAGCTGTTCACGTCGATCGTCGTACTGCAGCTGGTGGAGAAGAACAAGGTCTCGCTGGACGCGCCGATCGCGACGTACGTGCCGGAGTTCGCCGAGAACGGCAAGGCGGCGATCACGGTCCGGCAGGCGCTCACGCACACCACCGGCCTGCCCGCGTTCCTGCCGCTGTGGAGCGCCCAGCCGGACCCGGCGTCGCGGATGAACATGGCGCTGACCGCCAAGCTGGTCAACCCGCCGGGCAGCACCTACCTCTACAGCGACCTGAACCTGATCGCGCTCGGCGAGCTGGCGCACCGGGTGACCGGCAAGACGCTGGACAAGCTGGTCGCCGACGGCATCACCAAGCCGCTGCAGATGAAGGACACCGGCTACAACCCGGACCCGAAGAAGAAGCCCCGGATCGCCGCGACGGAGTTCCAGGTGACCCCGAACCGCGGCATGGTCTGGGGCTCGGTGCACGACGAGAACGCCTGGTCGCTCGGCGGCGTCGCCGGTCACGCCGGTGTCTTCAGCACCGCGGACGACCTCGCCGTCCTGGCGCAGACCTTCCTGAACGGCGGCAGCTACCGGCACGCCCGGATCCTGAAGGAAAGCTCCGTCACCGCGATGATCACCAACTTCAACCAGGGCTTCCCGGGCAACGACCACGGCCTCGGCTTCGAGCTCAACCAGCGCTGGTACATGGGCGGCCTGTCCGGTCCCCGCGCGGCCGGCCACACCGGGTACACCGGGACCTCGGTCGTGATCGACTTCGACTCCCGTTCGTTCGCGATCCTGCTGAGCAACCGGGTGCACCCGAGCCGGAACTGGGGCAGCAACAACCCGGCCCGGCGCGCGGTCGCCCAGGGGCTGGCGCTGTCGCTCGGTGTCGCGCCGCGGCACGGCCGGGACGCCTGGTTCTCCGGTACGACGGACGCGGCGACGACGACGCTCGCGCTGCCGGTCGCCGTACCGGCTGCTGGGGCGAAGCTGGCCTTCGACCTGTTCGTCGACACCGAGGACACCGACCTGCTGTACCTGGAGAGCTCGACGGACGGGACGACGTGGACCAAGGTCCCGTTCACCATCCGCGACCGGGGCACGGTGATCGACACCGACGGCTCGACCAGCGGGTCCGGTGACCGGCACTGGCACCAGGTGTCGGCCGACGTCGCCGGCGGCGACCAGACCCTGCGCTGGCGCTACACGACCGACCCGCTGTACCAGGGCCGAGGCGTCTACGTGGACGGTGTGAAGCTCACCGACGGCCGGAAGGTGCTGTTCGACGGCGAGCGCAACCCGGAGGCATTCACCGCGACGGGTTGGAGACTTTCGCGTCGGTGA
- a CDS encoding exo-beta-N-acetylmuramidase NamZ domain-containing protein, with amino-acid sequence MKRRSLLAGAGALAAAPLIDTQAASAAAQPKHGGRGVLTGAQALAKDNWRALAGQKVGVISNPTGILNDLNHVVDTMHASGKVNVVAVFGPEHGFRGSAQAGGSEGDHVDPRTGIMVYDAYGANAAKLVTLYQKSGVETVVFDIQDVGARFYTYIWTMYEAMLAAVQTGAKFVVLDRPNPVGGYARGPMLKPGFTSGVGKEEIIQQHGMTVGELARLFNAEYLPVDANGARLKELQVIKVEGWKRDQIYSDTGLTWVMPSPNMPTPDTALLYPGTCLFEATNMSEGRGTTRPFELIGAPYIDYKWAQALQAKNIPGIDFREAYFTPFISKNANVLCGGVQVQITDPHKVEAIVAATHMIVEAKKLYPGFAWRTGDNPPGRWIDLLTGSDRFRTMLDGGASAEQIVAAWKSETDAWTARRAKYLLYKGAHR; translated from the coding sequence ATGAAGCGCCGCAGTCTGCTGGCGGGTGCCGGAGCCCTGGCCGCCGCACCACTGATCGACACTCAGGCCGCGTCCGCGGCCGCGCAGCCCAAGCACGGCGGCAGGGGTGTGCTGACCGGTGCCCAGGCGCTGGCCAAGGACAACTGGCGGGCGCTGGCCGGCCAGAAGGTCGGCGTGATCAGCAACCCGACCGGCATCCTGAACGACCTGAACCACGTCGTCGACACCATGCACGCCTCCGGCAAGGTCAACGTGGTCGCGGTCTTCGGCCCCGAGCACGGCTTCCGGGGCAGCGCGCAGGCCGGCGGTTCCGAGGGCGACCACGTCGACCCGCGGACCGGGATCATGGTCTACGACGCGTACGGCGCGAACGCGGCCAAGCTGGTCACGCTCTACCAGAAGTCCGGTGTCGAGACCGTCGTCTTCGACATCCAGGACGTCGGCGCGCGGTTCTACACCTACATCTGGACGATGTACGAGGCGATGCTCGCGGCGGTCCAGACCGGTGCGAAGTTCGTCGTCCTGGACCGGCCGAACCCGGTCGGCGGGTACGCGCGCGGGCCGATGCTGAAGCCCGGTTTCACCTCCGGCGTGGGCAAAGAGGAGATCATCCAGCAGCACGGCATGACGGTGGGCGAGCTGGCCCGCCTGTTCAACGCCGAGTACCTGCCGGTCGACGCGAACGGCGCGCGGCTCAAGGAGCTGCAGGTGATCAAGGTCGAGGGCTGGAAGCGTGACCAGATCTACAGCGACACCGGGCTGACCTGGGTGATGCCGAGCCCGAACATGCCGACGCCGGACACCGCGCTGCTCTACCCGGGCACCTGCCTGTTCGAGGCGACCAACATGTCCGAGGGCCGCGGCACCACGCGGCCGTTCGAGCTGATCGGCGCGCCGTACATCGACTACAAGTGGGCGCAGGCGCTGCAGGCCAAGAACATCCCGGGCATCGACTTCCGCGAGGCGTACTTCACGCCGTTCATCTCCAAGAACGCGAACGTGCTGTGCGGCGGCGTCCAGGTGCAGATCACCGACCCGCACAAGGTCGAGGCGATCGTCGCGGCGACGCACATGATCGTCGAGGCGAAGAAGCTGTACCCGGGCTTCGCCTGGCGGACCGGTGACAACCCGCCCGGCCGCTGGATCGACCTGCTGACCGGGTCGGACCGGTTCCGGACGATGCTGGACGGTGGCGCGAGCGCCGAGCAGATCGTCGCGGCCTGGAAGTCCGAGACCGACGCGTGGACCGCGCGGCGGGCCAAGTACCTGCTCTACAAGGGAGCCCACCGGTGA
- a CDS encoding glycoside hydrolase family 3 N-terminal domain-containing protein, with protein sequence MELTRRQTLGLAAAAVAGTTLGATAPAEAAGSRWVRETLRGMTLEQKVGQLFVCYAYGPTATTADPRNTDLYGVATPAEVVRKYHLGGVIYFAWTDSVKDPQQIARLSNGLQSAALGTGGVPLQISTDQEHGVVFRVGPPATQFPGAMALGATRSTQYARQAGGIGGRELKAVGVTTDFAPVADVNVNPLNPVIGVRSFSSDTRLVSDLTAAQVQGYQRDGRIVSTAKHFPGHGDTATDSHTGIPVINHTVQEWNAIDRPPFAAAIRAGIDSIMTAHIVVPALDPSGDPATLSRPILTGILREQLRFDGVVITDSLGMQGVRDKYGDAEIPLRALEAGVDQLLMPVDLDLAYNSVLSAVRGGRISEQRIDQSVERVLKLKLKTGVADRPYVDLAQVAKVVGTPANYAVAQKIADHTTTVLRNDAGLLPLSPAPRTILVAGYTPALLGTALQSRGHTTVVKDTGATPTDAKITDAVAASAAADLTVVLTMKAWDTAVTDKLAKQQKLVNDLLATGRPVIVVAVRDPYDVSRFPAAQTTLATYSYAAVSMEALAKVLTGEIAPTGKLPVDIPTVDDPATALHPFGHGLTWDARETRLTVASYNIHTGAGEDNVFDLDRTALALKALDADVIGLQEVDVHWDARSQWLDTLALLAEKLGMHAGFAPIYDLDPPAAGQPRRQYGVGVLSRFPLVRTENHPITRLSTQDPNPVPAPAPGFLEAELDVRGRRVHVYVTHLDYRADPAVRRAQVDDTVKILARDRSKDLQILTGDFNAEANAPELAKLWRRLTDSWSAAESTTGGPSTYPAGVPVKRIDFVTVGRGFRVDHAAVPPEAEASDHRPVVAGLYFRP encoded by the coding sequence ATGGAGCTCACCCGACGCCAGACCCTCGGCCTCGCGGCAGCGGCCGTCGCCGGTACGACGCTGGGCGCGACCGCTCCCGCGGAGGCGGCGGGCAGCCGCTGGGTCCGCGAGACCCTGCGTGGGATGACGCTGGAGCAGAAGGTCGGCCAGCTGTTCGTCTGCTACGCCTACGGCCCGACCGCGACCACCGCCGATCCCCGCAACACCGACCTGTACGGCGTCGCGACGCCGGCCGAGGTGGTCCGCAAGTACCACCTCGGCGGTGTCATCTACTTCGCCTGGACCGACTCGGTGAAGGACCCGCAGCAGATCGCCCGGCTGTCCAACGGCCTGCAGTCCGCGGCGCTGGGCACCGGCGGCGTTCCGCTGCAGATCAGCACCGACCAGGAGCACGGCGTCGTGTTCCGGGTCGGCCCGCCGGCGACCCAGTTCCCGGGCGCGATGGCGCTCGGCGCGACGCGGTCCACGCAGTACGCCCGCCAGGCCGGCGGGATCGGTGGCCGCGAGCTGAAGGCCGTCGGCGTGACGACCGACTTCGCGCCGGTCGCCGACGTGAACGTGAACCCGCTCAACCCGGTGATCGGCGTCCGCTCGTTCTCGTCCGACACCCGGCTGGTCTCGGACCTGACCGCCGCGCAGGTACAGGGCTACCAGCGCGACGGCCGGATCGTCTCGACCGCCAAGCACTTCCCGGGCCACGGCGACACCGCGACCGACAGCCACACCGGCATCCCGGTGATCAACCACACCGTCCAGGAGTGGAACGCGATCGACCGGCCGCCGTTCGCCGCGGCGATCCGGGCCGGGATCGACTCGATCATGACCGCGCACATCGTCGTACCGGCGCTGGATCCGTCCGGTGACCCGGCGACGCTGAGCCGGCCGATCCTGACCGGGATCCTGCGCGAGCAGCTGCGTTTCGACGGGGTCGTGATCACCGACTCGCTCGGCATGCAGGGCGTTCGGGACAAGTACGGCGACGCCGAGATCCCGCTCCGGGCGCTCGAGGCGGGCGTCGACCAACTGCTGATGCCGGTCGATCTGGACCTCGCCTACAACTCGGTCCTGAGCGCGGTCCGCGGTGGCCGGATCAGCGAGCAGCGGATCGACCAGAGCGTCGAGCGCGTGCTGAAGCTCAAGCTCAAGACCGGTGTGGCCGATCGTCCGTACGTCGACCTCGCGCAGGTCGCGAAGGTCGTCGGTACGCCGGCCAACTACGCCGTCGCGCAGAAGATCGCCGACCACACGACGACCGTGCTGCGCAACGACGCCGGCCTGCTCCCGCTCTCGCCGGCGCCGCGCACGATCCTGGTCGCCGGCTACACCCCGGCTCTCCTCGGGACAGCCCTGCAGAGCCGCGGTCACACCACGGTCGTCAAGGACACCGGCGCGACGCCGACCGACGCGAAGATCACCGACGCGGTGGCAGCGAGCGCGGCGGCCGACCTGACCGTCGTCCTGACGATGAAGGCCTGGGACACCGCCGTCACCGACAAGCTGGCCAAGCAGCAGAAGCTGGTCAACGACCTGCTGGCCACCGGCCGTCCGGTGATCGTGGTCGCCGTGCGGGACCCGTACGACGTCTCCCGCTTCCCGGCGGCGCAGACCACGCTGGCGACGTACTCGTACGCCGCGGTCTCGATGGAGGCGCTGGCCAAGGTCCTGACCGGGGAGATCGCGCCGACCGGCAAGCTCCCGGTCGACATCCCGACCGTGGACGACCCGGCGACAGCCCTGCACCCGTTCGGTCACGGGCTCACCTGGGACGCGCGCGAGACCCGGCTGACGGTGGCGTCGTACAACATCCACACCGGCGCCGGCGAGGACAACGTGTTCGACCTCGACCGGACGGCGCTGGCGCTGAAGGCGCTCGACGCGGACGTGATCGGCCTGCAGGAGGTCGACGTGCACTGGGACGCACGCAGCCAGTGGCTCGACACGCTTGCTCTCCTGGCCGAGAAGCTCGGGATGCACGCCGGGTTCGCGCCGATCTACGACCTGGATCCGCCCGCCGCCGGACAACCTCGCAGGCAGTACGGCGTCGGGGTGCTGTCGCGGTTCCCCCTGGTCCGCACGGAGAACCACCCGATCACCCGGCTGTCGACCCAGGACCCGAACCCGGTGCCCGCGCCGGCGCCCGGCTTCCTGGAGGCCGAGCTCGACGTACGGGGTCGCCGCGTGCACGTGTACGTCACGCACCTGGACTACCGCGCCGATCCCGCCGTACGCCGGGCGCAGGTCGACGACACGGTGAAGATCCTGGCCCGCGACCGGTCGAAGGACCTGCAGATCCTCACCGGTGACTTCAACGCCGAAGCGAACGCGCCGGAGCTCGCCAAGCTCTGGCGGCGGTTGACCGACAGCTGGTCGGCCGCGGAATCCACGACCGGCGGGCCGTCGACCTACCCGGCCGGTGTCCCGGTGAAGCGGATCGACTTCGTCACCGTCGGCCGCGGCTTCCGCGTCGACCACGCCGCCGTACCGCCCGAAGCTGAAGCCAGCGACCATCGCCCTGTGGTCGCCGGTCTGTACTTCCGCCCGTAA
- a CDS encoding glycoside hydrolase family 3 protein, translating to MSSLRRSATASLAVATVAALVPAAAVAGPSPQPKQPITSLQQATQAMKGMSLEEKIGQLFVLFAYGPDASKPDPRNTALYGVATPAEVVAKYKPGGWIYFNARDNVQNPTQLATYSNQLQSAAIKTGLHLPLTIATDQEQGVVVRIGPPATQFGGNMAHGATRSTADARTAAGITGRELKAMGIRQDYAPDADVNVNALNPVIGVRSYSSDPKLVSDMTVAQVQGYQRDAGITATAKHFPGHGDTRDDSHNSLPTINHTLEEWNTIDRPPFEAAVKAGIDSIMTAHIAVPSLDPSGDPATLSKPIMTGILRNQLGFKGLIITDALEMAAVRAKYGDAEVAVRALEAGADQLLLPPAPDVQFKAVVDAVKSGRISERRIDESLLRILLVKLKNGSLLSPFSDPAKIPSKVGTPASLATAQKIVDKSMTLVKNDTNTLPLSNTARKILVTGWGVSTTQSLANSLTTRGATTTVAQTGAAPTDAAIADAVTKAQANDVTVVLTQKAWDTTVTDKQAKQQKLVKDLLATGKTVIVAAVRDPYDIAYFDQAPTYVATYGYQAVSMESLAKVLYGEIKPTGKLPVDIPVAGDPATPLYPFGHGLSW from the coding sequence ATGTCGTCGTTGCGCCGCTCTGCTACCGCCAGTCTTGCCGTCGCGACCGTGGCCGCACTCGTGCCCGCGGCCGCGGTGGCCGGTCCATCGCCCCAACCGAAGCAGCCGATCACCAGCCTCCAGCAGGCCACCCAGGCGATGAAGGGCATGTCGCTGGAGGAGAAGATCGGCCAGCTGTTCGTGCTGTTCGCCTACGGCCCGGACGCGAGCAAGCCCGATCCCCGCAACACCGCCCTGTACGGCGTCGCGACGCCGGCCGAAGTCGTCGCGAAGTACAAGCCGGGCGGCTGGATCTACTTCAACGCCCGCGACAACGTGCAGAACCCGACGCAGCTGGCGACGTACTCGAACCAGCTGCAGTCGGCGGCCATCAAGACCGGCCTGCACCTGCCGCTGACGATCGCGACCGACCAGGAGCAGGGCGTCGTGGTCCGGATCGGGCCGCCCGCGACGCAGTTCGGCGGCAACATGGCCCACGGCGCCACCCGCAGTACGGCGGACGCCCGGACCGCGGCCGGCATCACCGGCCGGGAGCTGAAGGCGATGGGCATCCGGCAGGACTACGCGCCGGACGCCGACGTGAACGTGAACGCGCTCAATCCGGTGATCGGCGTCCGCTCGTACTCCAGCGACCCGAAGCTCGTCTCCGACATGACCGTCGCCCAGGTCCAGGGCTACCAGCGCGACGCCGGCATCACCGCGACCGCGAAGCACTTCCCGGGCCACGGTGACACCCGCGACGACAGTCACAACTCGCTGCCGACGATCAACCACACCCTCGAGGAGTGGAACACGATCGACCGGCCGCCGTTCGAGGCCGCGGTCAAGGCCGGGATCGACTCGATCATGACCGCGCACATCGCGGTCCCGTCGCTCGACCCGTCCGGCGACCCGGCGACGCTGAGCAAGCCGATCATGACCGGCATCCTGCGCAACCAGCTCGGCTTCAAGGGCCTGATCATCACCGACGCGCTGGAGATGGCCGCGGTCCGGGCCAAGTACGGCGACGCCGAGGTCGCGGTCCGCGCGCTCGAGGCCGGGGCCGACCAGCTGCTGCTGCCGCCGGCTCCGGACGTCCAGTTCAAGGCCGTCGTGGACGCGGTGAAGTCGGGCCGGATCAGCGAGCGCCGGATCGACGAGAGCCTGCTGCGGATCCTGCTGGTCAAGCTGAAGAACGGCAGCCTGCTGTCGCCGTTCTCCGACCCGGCGAAGATCCCGAGCAAGGTCGGTACGCCGGCCAGCCTGGCCACCGCGCAGAAGATCGTCGACAAGTCGATGACCCTGGTCAAGAACGACACCAACACGCTGCCGCTGAGCAACACCGCGCGCAAGATCCTCGTCACCGGCTGGGGCGTCAGCACCACGCAGTCGCTGGCCAACAGCCTGACCACCCGCGGCGCGACCACCACCGTGGCACAGACCGGCGCGGCCCCGACCGACGCGGCGATCGCCGACGCGGTGACGAAGGCGCAGGCCAACGACGTCACCGTCGTCCTGACCCAGAAGGCGTGGGACACCACCGTCACCGACAAGCAGGCCAAGCAGCAGAAGCTCGTCAAGGACCTGCTGGCCACCGGCAAGACCGTGATCGTCGCCGCCGTCCGCGACCCGTACGACATCGCCTACTTCGACCAGGCGCCGACCTACGTGGCCACCTACGGCTACCAGGCGGTCTCGATGGAGTCGCTGGCCAAGGTCCTGTACGGCGAGATCAAGCCGACCGGCAAGCTCCCGGTCGACATCCCGGTGGCAGGCGACCCGGCCACCCCGCTCTACCCGTTCGGCCACGGCCTGAGCTGGTGA